One segment of Panicum virgatum strain AP13 chromosome 3K, P.virgatum_v5, whole genome shotgun sequence DNA contains the following:
- the LOC120698292 gene encoding SNF1-related protein kinase regulatory subunit beta-1-like isoform X1, producing MGNASAKEGENGHMASSPELAAPNGGGSSSAGVTASRPPPLSRPDAVMLEQPPPVPYLFVPQVPVTPLQRPTEFSPVFNHSPINGADESTTNHSQEKGIPTLITWSQGGNEVFLEGSWDNWTSRRALERSGKDHTILLVLPSGVYHYRIIVDGQLRYIPEQPCVTDERGQLANLLDVHDYVPESLDSVAEFEAPPSPEHSYDLQYPGDEEFAKEPPTLPPQLLMSVLGDTDNMDDQAPKPQHVVLNHLFIEKGWGSQSLLALGVTHRFESKYVSFVLYKPLRR from the exons ATGGGGAACGCGAGCGCCAAGGAGGGGGAGAACGGCCACATGGCGTCGTCGCCGGAGCTGGCGGCGCCCaacggcggcgggagcagctCGGCAGGGGTCACCGCTtcgaggccgccgccgttgtCGCGGCCGGACGCGGTGATGCTGGAGCAACCACCGCCCGTGCCCTACCTCTTCGTGCCGCAG GTTCCAGTGACTCCACTTCAGAGACCTACTGAATTTTCTCCTGTTTTCAACCATTCACCGATAAATGGAGCAGACGAGTCCACCACCAACCACTCCCAGGAGAAGGGGATTCCAACTCTGATTACATGGAGTCAAGGAGGAAATGAGGTGTTTCTGGAAGGATCATGGGATAACTGGACATCGAG GAGAGCATTAGAGAGGTCTGGCAAAGATCACACCATCTTACTGGTTCTGCCGTCTGGAGTATATCATTACCGGATCATTGTGGACGGGCAATTGAGATACATCCCTGAGCAACCTTGTGTAACTGATGAGAGAGGACAACTGGCCAACCTCCTCGATGTCCAT GATTATGTGCCCGAAAGTCTCGACAGCGTAGCTGAATTTGAGGCACCTCCATCACCTGAGCACAGCTACGACCTGCAATATCCGGGTGACGAGGAATTCGCCAAGGAGCCACCCACCCTCCCTCCCCAACTTCTCATGTCTGTCCTTGGTGATACTGATAACATGGATGATCAAGCTCCAAAGCCACAGCACGTCGTCCTCAACCATCTGTTCATCGAGAAAGGGTGGGGATCGCAGTCGCTGCTCGCCCTTGGAGTCACTCACCGGTTTGAATCCAAGTATGTGAGCTTTGTGCTCTACAAACCTCTGAGGAGGTGA
- the LOC120698292 gene encoding SNF1-related protein kinase regulatory subunit beta-1-like isoform X2: MAAAWSIKLVPVTPLQRPTEFSPVFNHSPINGADESTTNHSQEKGIPTLITWSQGGNEVFLEGSWDNWTSRRALERSGKDHTILLVLPSGVYHYRIIVDGQLRYIPEQPCVTDERGQLANLLDVHDYVPESLDSVAEFEAPPSPEHSYDLQYPGDEEFAKEPPTLPPQLLMSVLGDTDNMDDQAPKPQHVVLNHLFIEKGWGSQSLLALGVTHRFESKYVSFVLYKPLRR; this comes from the exons ATGGCTGCCGCTTGGAGCATTAAGCTA GTTCCAGTGACTCCACTTCAGAGACCTACTGAATTTTCTCCTGTTTTCAACCATTCACCGATAAATGGAGCAGACGAGTCCACCACCAACCACTCCCAGGAGAAGGGGATTCCAACTCTGATTACATGGAGTCAAGGAGGAAATGAGGTGTTTCTGGAAGGATCATGGGATAACTGGACATCGAG GAGAGCATTAGAGAGGTCTGGCAAAGATCACACCATCTTACTGGTTCTGCCGTCTGGAGTATATCATTACCGGATCATTGTGGACGGGCAATTGAGATACATCCCTGAGCAACCTTGTGTAACTGATGAGAGAGGACAACTGGCCAACCTCCTCGATGTCCAT GATTATGTGCCCGAAAGTCTCGACAGCGTAGCTGAATTTGAGGCACCTCCATCACCTGAGCACAGCTACGACCTGCAATATCCGGGTGACGAGGAATTCGCCAAGGAGCCACCCACCCTCCCTCCCCAACTTCTCATGTCTGTCCTTGGTGATACTGATAACATGGATGATCAAGCTCCAAAGCCACAGCACGTCGTCCTCAACCATCTGTTCATCGAGAAAGGGTGGGGATCGCAGTCGCTGCTCGCCCTTGGAGTCACTCACCGGTTTGAATCCAAGTATGTGAGCTTTGTGCTCTACAAACCTCTGAGGAGGTGA
- the LOC120701315 gene encoding non-specific lipid-transfer protein C6-like — MASPKIIALFLSFAVAAAALQPSEAARVQAQHGMKAPAAASHEAEKVSVQADGGAPTPPGLPAGVQLPPGLLPAILGLLFPPLGGIISIIQPLLPPLQGGGQLPGASPAPPPPTECMTPLAALAPCTGYLTNVTAVAPPPGECCDGLRAVVRDAPICLCHGTNGGMNQLLPRSVDPLRMAVLPLACGAVLPIQTLLMCNSNQVPPIMPPTPPATPPPVSP, encoded by the exons ATGGCGTCGCCCAAGATCATCGCCCTGTTCCTCTCCttcgccgtggcggcggcggcgctgcagcccTCGGAAGCGGCGAGGGTCCAAGCCCAGCACGGGAtgaaggcgccggcggccgcgagccACGAGGCAGAGAAGGTGTCCGTACAAGCAGACGGCGGCGCGCCGACACCGCCCGGCCTCCCCGCCGGCGTCCAGCTCCCCCCGGGGCTGCTGCCGGCCATCCTGGGCCTGCTCTTCCCGCCGCTGGGCGGCATCATCAGCATCATCCAGCCGCTGCTCCCGCCGCTGCAGGGCGGCGGCCAGCTGCCGGGCGCCTcgcctgccccgccgccgccgacggagtGTATGACGCCGCTGGCGGCCTTGGCGCCGTGCACGGGCTACCTCACCAACGTCACCGCCGTGGCGCCTCCCCCCGGCGAGTGCTGCGACGGGCTCAGGGCCGTCGTCCGGGACGCGCCCATCTGCCTCTGCCACGGCACGAACGGCGGCATGAACCAGCTCCTGCCCAGGTCCGTCGACCCCCTCCGCATGGCCGTCCTCCCGCTCGCCTGCGGCGCCGTGCTGCCGATCCAGACGCTCCTCATGTGCAACT CGAACCAGGTGCCGCCGATAATGCCACCCACCCCGCCTGCCACACCTCCTCCAGTGTCACCGTAG